A window of the Fusibacter sp. A1 genome harbors these coding sequences:
- the murG gene encoding undecaprenyldiphospho-muramoylpentapeptide beta-N-acetylglucosaminyltransferase, which translates to MRMIVTGGGTGGHIYPAVAIAKRVKIAIPDCDMLYIGSEYGLEEKIVKKENLAYQSISVRGFDRKNIFKAIGAGFLLIKSLYQSYKVIRSFKPDLVIGTGGYVSGPVVFIAALLGVDTMIHEQNAVPGLTTSLLSRVANKVLVSYKDSMSYFKKQNKLHYTGNPVREAFSRADRDLSRKKLGIKDDELVILSVGGSGGATTINRLAKILAYEVEKMPNVRYFHITGKRFYDSFLESLELDKVSGRVKVMDYSDDIVTLMAASDLAFSRSGAMSLAEMAAVSLPAILIPSPNVANNHQELNARAFEKIGACVMITEKDLTAEHFLSVINALISQPDKLKVMRGKFESLSRENALNTIMSIIYEYNLR; encoded by the coding sequence ATGAGAATGATTGTAACAGGTGGCGGAACAGGTGGACATATCTATCCTGCAGTCGCAATAGCCAAAAGAGTGAAAATCGCGATTCCGGATTGTGATATGCTTTATATAGGAAGCGAATACGGTTTAGAAGAGAAAATTGTCAAGAAAGAAAATCTGGCGTATCAGTCTATTTCGGTCAGAGGATTCGATCGTAAAAACATTTTCAAGGCGATAGGAGCAGGATTCCTGCTGATAAAGTCCTTGTATCAATCATATAAGGTCATTAGAAGCTTTAAACCTGACCTGGTGATTGGAACCGGAGGATATGTCAGTGGACCGGTTGTGTTTATCGCTGCACTGCTTGGGGTGGACACAATGATCCATGAACAAAACGCAGTCCCGGGTCTTACGACTTCTCTTCTGTCTAGAGTGGCTAACAAGGTTCTTGTCAGCTATAAGGACTCCATGTCCTATTTTAAAAAGCAGAATAAGCTTCACTATACCGGCAACCCGGTTAGAGAAGCCTTTTCGAGAGCCGATAGGGACTTATCTAGAAAAAAATTAGGTATCAAAGATGATGAACTGGTCATCTTGTCCGTAGGTGGAAGCGGCGGTGCCACAACCATCAACAGACTTGCGAAGATCCTTGCCTATGAAGTCGAAAAAATGCCTAATGTAAGGTATTTTCATATCACAGGAAAAAGATTCTATGATTCTTTCTTAGAGTCGCTTGAGCTTGATAAAGTATCGGGTAGAGTGAAGGTGATGGATTATTCTGATGACATCGTGACCTTAATGGCTGCTTCAGATCTTGCCTTTAGCCGATCAGGTGCCATGTCTCTTGCAGAGATGGCTGCGGTATCGCTGCCAGCAATCTTGATTCCTTCACCCAATGTCGCAAATAACCATCAGGAGTTGAATGCGAGAGCATTCGAAAAGATAGGTGCCTGTGTCATGATCACAGAAAAGGATTTGACAGCAGAGCATTTCTTATCGGTAATCAATGCATTGATCAGCCAGCCTGATAAATTGAAGGTGATGCGCGGTAAATTCGAAAGTCTTTCAAGAGAAAATGCGCTGAATACGATAATGTCGATTATCTATGAATATAATTTGAGGTGA
- a CDS encoding cell division protein FtsQ/DivIB has product MKRYGIMLVIAIILFVLSLMPLFNIKTITKNTSSSNLTPFMVDLLLDQNWLWKSEDQLADELKKKSDVGDIVVKKTGLLKVEVSVTPREAFLAVHSGMYYVIIDTYGIVIEVSELPEAPFVVEGFHVVSSKIGHQIVAENMELIERAAQLAYLFDEYVGNNPTISLVDGELVIGMTDDITMNFGTADEIVEQFSKAIELYKSMLAKGSDKGIINVKNINQIILEPNKK; this is encoded by the coding sequence ATGAAGCGCTATGGTATAATGCTTGTGATAGCGATAATTTTGTTTGTGCTGTCCTTAATGCCTCTATTTAACATTAAAACCATTACAAAAAACACCAGTTCGAGCAATTTAACTCCATTTATGGTAGACTTATTGTTAGATCAAAATTGGCTTTGGAAGTCAGAGGATCAACTTGCAGATGAGTTGAAAAAGAAAAGTGATGTCGGCGATATCGTTGTAAAAAAAACAGGTCTACTGAAGGTAGAAGTATCTGTGACACCGCGTGAGGCTTTTCTTGCTGTGCATTCGGGCATGTATTATGTTATTATCGACACCTACGGAATTGTAATCGAAGTATCCGAATTGCCTGAAGCTCCATTCGTAGTGGAAGGTTTTCATGTTGTTTCTTCGAAGATAGGACACCAGATAGTTGCAGAAAATATGGAACTTATAGAACGTGCGGCACAGCTTGCCTATCTTTTTGATGAATATGTCGGCAATAATCCGACCATATCGCTTGTAGATGGCGAACTGGTCATCGGAATGACCGATGATATAACGATGAACTTCGGTACTGCGGACGAGATTGTGGAGCAATTTTCGAAAGCAATTGAACTTTATAAGAGTATGCTTGCCAAGGGTAGCGACAAGGGAATTATCAATGTTAAAAATATTAATCAGATTATCCTAGAACCCAATAAAAAGTAG
- a CDS encoding DUF881 domain-containing protein gives MKIRDQIIIGIICVILGVFAAIQFKTVQDNYLEGLIPSQRSTQLVNELTKLRADKTMLSEELSNLETQLNDITESVASDNALVKGMQDQLERYKMIAGFTDIQGQGVIVTVDNPVPGSASSLDSDIVSEFHYILMLANELNAAGAEAISINEQRLISTSEIRSAGDAISINRTQCYPPFVIKAIGNRDVLENALNPRFGMITILRSRDFQVEITRFDTINIPKYNDIINWQYARPKEQ, from the coding sequence ATGAAAATAAGAGATCAAATAATTATAGGAATCATTTGTGTGATTTTAGGCGTATTCGCCGCAATCCAGTTTAAGACGGTGCAGGACAATTACCTCGAAGGATTAATCCCTTCGCAGCGTTCCACACAGCTGGTGAATGAACTGACCAAGTTAAGAGCGGATAAGACCATGTTATCAGAAGAACTTTCCAATTTGGAAACGCAGCTTAATGATATCACTGAATCTGTAGCTAGCGATAACGCTTTAGTAAAAGGAATGCAGGATCAGCTTGAAAGATACAAGATGATCGCCGGGTTCACAGATATACAAGGACAAGGTGTGATTGTGACGGTTGATAATCCTGTTCCAGGTTCTGCCAGCTCGCTCGACAGCGATATCGTGAGTGAGTTCCATTATATCCTAATGCTTGCCAATGAACTGAATGCAGCTGGTGCTGAAGCGATATCGATCAACGAGCAGCGCCTGATTTCAACATCAGAAATACGTTCTGCCGGCGATGCGATCAGCATCAACAGAACACAGTGCTACCCTCCTTTTGTCATTAAGGCGATAGGCAACAGGGATGTTCTTGAAAATGCCTTGAACCCTCGATTTGGAATGATCACAATTTTAAGAAGCAGAGATTTTCAGGTTGAGATCACACGATTCGATACGATCAACATACCTAAATACAACGACATCATAAATTGGCAATACGCAAGACCAAAAGAGCAGTAG
- a CDS encoding DUF881 domain-containing protein: protein MTGNKKVMFLLMILVGILVTYELRLLSIGGQYVELEDIALLKRQVSDMELSLMQTRQQIDVVKSEITAIQYGSPTEQDITDHLQEEIDKYMMYAGLTDVEGEGIIVIINDGYRELLENEDPMGLIVHDADVSKVVEDLKNSGAEAISVNGIRIVQGLTEIICNGPTIRINGVQQAQPYIIRAIGDKYKMENVLMAPDSNLRALNRFGLVVEVNTKSYMVIGKYQGKNWFDYAKIKE from the coding sequence ATGACTGGCAATAAGAAAGTTATGTTCCTATTGATGATTCTTGTGGGCATACTGGTGACGTATGAGCTTAGATTGCTGTCTATTGGCGGTCAATATGTCGAACTTGAGGACATCGCGCTGCTCAAGCGTCAGGTATCCGACATGGAACTATCACTCATGCAGACCAGACAACAAATCGATGTGGTCAAATCGGAGATAACAGCGATACAATACGGGTCGCCAACCGAACAGGATATCACCGACCACCTACAAGAAGAAATTGACAAGTATATGATGTATGCCGGATTGACAGACGTAGAAGGGGAAGGAATCATCGTAATCATCAACGACGGTTACCGGGAACTACTGGAAAATGAGGACCCTATGGGTTTGATTGTTCATGACGCGGATGTAAGCAAAGTCGTTGAGGATCTAAAAAACTCAGGTGCGGAAGCGATATCGGTCAATGGAATAAGGATCGTTCAGGGACTCACCGAGATCATCTGCAATGGTCCGACAATCAGAATCAATGGTGTTCAACAGGCTCAGCCATATATCATAAGGGCGATCGGCGATAAGTACAAGATGGAAAATGTATTGATGGCACCTGACTCCAACCTAAGGGCGCTTAACCGCTTTGGACTGGTTGTCGAAGTCAATACCAAATCATATATGGTGATAGGAAAGTATCAAGGGAAAAATTGGTTTGATTATGCGAAAATCAAAGAATAA
- a CDS encoding small basic family protein, whose protein sequence is MLIAIIGLLLGVVIGLNAPILFGGSYTVYVSVGILAAIDSIFGAIRSNMDKKFNAVIFFTGFITNAILAGFLAFIGDKLGLPLYYAAMFVFGSRLFDNLAVIRRHIISKFSHEKF, encoded by the coding sequence ATGTTAATTGCGATAATCGGTTTGTTATTAGGCGTGGTCATAGGATTGAATGCCCCTATTTTATTCGGAGGCAGTTATACCGTTTACGTCTCAGTGGGAATACTCGCTGCCATAGATTCCATATTCGGCGCGATCAGATCCAATATGGACAAGAAGTTCAATGCGGTGATTTTCTTTACAGGGTTTATTACAAATGCCATTTTGGCCGGTTTTTTGGCCTTTATAGGCGATAAGTTGGGGCTTCCTCTTTACTATGCGGCGATGTTTGTCTTCGGTTCTAGATTGTTTGACAATCTTGCTGTGATCAGAAGGCATATCATCAGTAAATTTTCGCATGAAAAATTCTAG
- the ftsZ gene encoding cell division protein FtsZ gives MLEFDIDMEQFAQIKVVGVGGGGNNAVNRMIEANLKGVQFIAVNTDKQALYTSKAEYKIQIGEKLTRGLGAGANPEMGSKAAEESRDDIFQALQGADMVFITAGMGGGTGTGAAPIVAEIAKEMGVLTVGVVTKPFTFEGKRRRTHAEKGIEELKKRVDTLVTIPNDRLLQVVERRTSIVEAFKIADDVLRQGVQGISDLITTPGLVNLDFADVKTIMYERGLAHMGIGKASGENRAAEAARQAIHSPLLETTINGSKGVLLNITGGNSLGLHEVNEAAEIVSESADQDANIIFGAVIDEDLKDEIRITVIATGFNDGQFDELFVDKVVQKTIQEHAKTSEPQQAEKAQAPVQNGTNQEEDDLDIPTFLRMTRDQ, from the coding sequence GTGTTAGAATTCGATATCGATATGGAACAATTTGCTCAGATTAAAGTAGTTGGTGTCGGTGGTGGCGGTAATAACGCTGTAAACCGAATGATTGAAGCCAATTTAAAAGGTGTTCAGTTTATTGCTGTCAATACGGATAAACAGGCACTGTACACATCTAAAGCAGAATACAAAATTCAAATTGGGGAAAAGTTGACAAGAGGCCTAGGTGCTGGAGCAAATCCAGAGATGGGATCTAAAGCTGCTGAAGAAAGCCGCGATGATATTTTCCAAGCATTACAAGGTGCCGATATGGTATTCATCACTGCTGGAATGGGTGGCGGAACCGGTACTGGTGCTGCGCCTATCGTTGCAGAGATTGCAAAGGAAATGGGCGTTTTAACAGTAGGTGTTGTGACAAAGCCGTTTACATTTGAAGGTAAGCGTAGACGCACACACGCTGAAAAGGGAATTGAAGAACTTAAAAAAAGAGTCGATACGTTAGTTACTATTCCAAATGACCGCTTACTTCAGGTTGTTGAGAGACGTACTTCTATCGTGGAAGCATTTAAAATAGCGGATGATGTATTACGTCAAGGTGTTCAAGGTATCTCGGATCTTATCACTACACCAGGTCTTGTAAATCTTGACTTCGCGGACGTAAAGACAATCATGTATGAGCGTGGTCTTGCTCACATGGGAATCGGTAAGGCAAGCGGTGAGAACAGAGCTGCAGAAGCGGCCCGTCAGGCGATCCACTCACCACTCCTTGAGACGACAATCAACGGTTCGAAGGGTGTTCTACTCAACATCACCGGTGGTAACAGTCTAGGCCTTCATGAAGTCAACGAGGCTGCTGAGATTGTTTCTGAATCAGCGGATCAAGATGCGAATATCATCTTCGGAGCAGTAATTGACGAAGATTTGAAAGATGAAATTAGAATTACTGTAATTGCTACTGGCTTTAACGACGGACAATTCGATGAGTTGTTTGTTGATAAGGTGGTACAGAAGACGATTCAAGAGCATGCGAAAACGTCTGAGCCGCAACAAGCTGAAAAAGCTCAGGCACCAGTGCAAAACGGTACGAACCAGGAAGAAGACGATCTTGATATCCCAACATTCTTAAGAATGACAAGAGATCAATAG
- a CDS encoding HD-GYP domain-containing protein yields the protein MTHRIDQLENGMILSEDVYDESGELILSLGTVLSSAQIDRLEERGVLFVSIVVHSDDVNVNPVVAREAQIHEKYNDAVHRFKDVFQTLKFGNKIAYSDVEDIASPLVDEVMENTSIARQLWQLKTCDLYTFDHSVTVSLVSALLAKWLKFDEATVRDAAVAGLMHDIGKINIPDQILNKPSSLTAEEYKVMKTHATLGYVLLMNNGNMPHQVIAAVHHHHERYDGTGYPSGLVRNEIEPLTRIVAIADVFSAMTTHRVYKKAKNPFLVAKEMREASYGSLDPEYIQAFITGISNYYVGNVVKLSNHEVGEVIMIHKSEPHRPLVKVGDKFIDLIKDHTIDIEEVVF from the coding sequence ATGACACATAGGATAGATCAACTTGAAAATGGCATGATACTGAGTGAAGATGTTTATGATGAATCTGGAGAGCTGATTCTTAGTTTGGGAACGGTTCTTTCCAGCGCACAAATCGATCGCTTAGAAGAGCGTGGTGTTTTATTTGTAAGTATCGTAGTGCATAGTGATGATGTAAATGTCAATCCTGTGGTCGCTCGTGAAGCTCAAATCCATGAGAAGTACAACGACGCCGTGCATCGGTTCAAAGATGTCTTTCAAACGCTAAAATTCGGAAATAAAATAGCATATTCGGATGTCGAGGATATCGCTTCTCCGCTTGTCGATGAGGTAATGGAGAACACGAGTATCGCAAGGCAATTATGGCAGCTGAAGACCTGTGATCTTTATACATTTGACCACAGTGTCACCGTATCGCTTGTTAGCGCCTTATTGGCAAAGTGGCTTAAGTTCGATGAAGCGACAGTTAGAGACGCGGCTGTCGCGGGTTTGATGCATGATATTGGAAAGATCAATATTCCAGACCAGATTTTAAATAAACCAAGTTCCTTGACAGCCGAAGAATACAAGGTAATGAAAACACATGCCACTTTAGGGTATGTCTTGCTGATGAATAACGGCAATATGCCACATCAGGTCATAGCTGCCGTGCATCATCATCATGAAAGGTATGACGGCACGGGATATCCGTCCGGTCTGGTAAGAAATGAGATTGAACCGCTAACCCGTATTGTTGCTATTGCGGATGTGTTTAGTGCGATGACAACGCATAGGGTCTATAAGAAGGCGAAAAACCCGTTCTTAGTAGCAAAGGAAATGCGTGAGGCAAGCTACGGAAGCCTTGATCCGGAGTATATCCAAGCTTTTATCACAGGTATCAGCAATTACTATGTGGGCAATGTGGTTAAATTAAGCAACCATGAAGTCGGTGAAGTGATCATGATCCATAAATCAGAACCGCATCGTCCACTGGTCAAAGTTGGCGACAAGTTTATCGATCTGATTAAAGATCACACAATTGATATTGAAGAAGTCGTATTTTAA
- a CDS encoding Na+/H+ antiporter NhaC family protein, with product MNSIKFYEATLLVAFLVLSLAICLLLSLPMYVGLLAALTVTGTVYIIKGAALKSMLPSMAYGIRRILPVIVILGSIGGLIAVWMSSGVLATLLNYCFVFLTSINLVLAAFLLSLVISMILGTAIGTIGTIGTLMLALGATLHVPAELMVGAIVSGAYFGDRTSPLSSSANLTATVVGTEIDNHIKGLLKTSYLPLLISAVLYYILGSPYIADASTYMSIAENKELLSSLFEMTPYKLLPVIVLVLSVVIFKQGILKSVCYSLVSALLIGFGEGIPLTYLLKTAVVGFHPESNELTELFSGAGVISMVGIFIVISSAATLNALYEYGNLLDPIFQRLDKWTTNYTKLMLSSGLVSFIIMVMTCNQSLPAIITGRHYTQLFKQKNIDVSYLSRTISDFAIILVPIIPWNINALLVKSVTNVPATAYYKYAFTTVAIPILSILIILLEHKKNNRN from the coding sequence ATGAATAGCATAAAATTTTACGAAGCTACCCTTCTGGTAGCATTCCTGGTCCTTTCACTGGCAATCTGCCTACTGCTTTCGTTACCCATGTATGTAGGGCTCTTAGCCGCTTTAACGGTTACAGGTACAGTCTATATAATAAAAGGAGCCGCTTTAAAAAGCATGCTCCCGTCAATGGCATATGGTATCAGGCGTATACTGCCTGTAATCGTCATTTTAGGTTCTATAGGAGGTTTGATCGCCGTCTGGATGAGTAGTGGTGTACTTGCTACGCTCCTCAATTATTGCTTCGTTTTTTTGACATCGATAAATTTGGTACTGGCCGCATTCCTTCTTTCCTTGGTCATCTCCATGATTCTCGGAACAGCAATAGGAACCATCGGTACCATCGGCACGCTCATGCTCGCTCTTGGCGCCACCCTTCACGTCCCTGCAGAACTGATGGTAGGAGCCATCGTCTCAGGTGCATACTTTGGCGATAGGACTTCCCCGCTTTCAAGCAGTGCCAACTTAACTGCGACCGTTGTCGGCACTGAGATAGACAATCATATAAAAGGATTACTGAAGACCTCTTATCTTCCTCTTTTGATTTCAGCTGTCCTCTATTATATTTTGGGTTCGCCATATATCGCTGACGCATCCACTTATATGAGTATCGCTGAAAACAAAGAGCTCCTTTCCAGCCTGTTTGAGATGACCCCTTATAAACTATTACCTGTAATTGTACTGGTTCTATCTGTGGTGATTTTTAAGCAAGGAATCCTTAAGTCGGTATGCTATTCCCTAGTGAGTGCCCTACTTATCGGATTTGGAGAGGGTATCCCACTGACATACCTTCTAAAAACAGCTGTGGTAGGATTTCATCCTGAATCGAACGAACTCACAGAGTTGTTTTCGGGTGCAGGTGTGATTTCAATGGTCGGTATTTTCATCGTCATCTCATCGGCTGCCACCCTGAATGCGCTCTACGAGTATGGCAATCTGCTTGATCCGATTTTTCAGCGTTTGGACAAATGGACGACAAACTACACAAAACTTATGCTGTCCTCCGGACTGGTCTCCTTTATCATCATGGTAATGACCTGCAATCAATCGCTTCCCGCGATAATCACCGGAAGGCATTACACCCAACTCTTCAAGCAAAAAAACATAGATGTTTCCTATCTATCTCGTACCATATCCGACTTCGCGATTATCTTAGTGCCCATCATTCCTTGGAACATCAACGCTCTGCTTGTAAAGTCGGTCACAAACGTACCGGCAACCGCTTACTACAAGTATGCTTTCACAACAGTCGCAATACCTATCCTATCTATTCTCATCATTCTTCTCGAACATAAAAAAAACAACCGGAACTAA
- a CDS encoding lipoate--protein ligase: protein MIQFWISKERDVFHNLAIESWLFKENDGSHILFWVNEPSVVIGRNQIPWKEAHLKELYSMDASLARRISGGGAVYHDGGNLNISFINVSTKDDHYRLIKETLDGFGIEAKIDARGGISASQGKFSGSAYYLYQGKLLHHLTLLVDSDLDKLWTFLKISNEATTSKAVESVREKVVNLSDLSPELTTGKLIDSILAQYQACSLREITVAENNEIDKYVQEFRSWEWIFGKTPEFLKKHQGCEVKVIKGRIAEITGDDRLKNRIGAPYRPDYFEYDNLKEEQNVF from the coding sequence ATGATACAATTCTGGATTTCAAAAGAACGAGATGTATTTCATAATTTGGCGATTGAGTCATGGTTGTTTAAAGAAAATGACGGATCACATATTCTATTCTGGGTAAATGAGCCTTCCGTAGTCATTGGAAGGAATCAGATTCCTTGGAAGGAGGCACATCTAAAAGAACTGTATTCCATGGATGCGAGTCTTGCAAGAAGAATCAGCGGTGGAGGTGCCGTATATCACGATGGTGGCAACTTGAATATCAGCTTTATCAATGTATCCACCAAGGATGACCACTACAGGTTGATTAAAGAAACACTCGATGGGTTTGGTATCGAAGCGAAAATTGATGCCAGGGGCGGGATTAGCGCAAGCCAAGGGAAGTTTTCGGGAAGCGCGTATTACCTGTATCAGGGAAAGCTCCTTCATCACCTTACCTTGCTTGTTGATTCGGATCTTGATAAGTTGTGGACGTTTTTAAAAATCAGTAATGAAGCAACAACTTCAAAGGCGGTCGAATCCGTTCGAGAAAAAGTAGTCAATTTAAGTGATTTATCCCCAGAACTAACTACCGGCAAACTGATCGATAGCATACTGGCCCAATATCAAGCATGCAGTCTTAGGGAAATCACAGTAGCTGAAAACAATGAAATCGATAAGTATGTTCAGGAATTTAGAAGTTGGGAATGGATTTTTGGCAAGACGCCGGAGTTTTTAAAAAAACATCAAGGATGTGAGGTAAAAGTCATCAAAGGCAGAATTGCAGAAATAACGGGTGATGACAGGCTAAAAAACAGGATTGGAGCTCCATATCGACCAGACTATTTTGAGTATGACAATTTAAAGGAGGAACAAAATGTATTTTAA
- the pdhA gene encoding pyruvate dehydrogenase (acetyl-transferring) E1 component subunit alpha, with product MYFKSFNPLDGEQLQIMNEHGEIIRDDLMPDISDEDLIEMYKTMLFSRVIDTKTLQYQRQGRMLTYAPNLGQEATQVGTIAATRSTDWMASAFRELGAWLYRGAPLYNILLYWYGNEWGMHMPEDVKILPVSVPIASQLQHAAGLAYASVLKGEDDIAIGYVGDGGTSQGDFHEALNFAAVMNTPNVFIVQNNQYAISTKRSQQTNAATIAQKAIAYGMPGIQVDGNDIFAVYAATEEAVKRARSGGGPSLIECYTYRLGAHTTADDPTKYRDNEEVEQWKKKDPIDRLKKHLIMKNLWTEEKDLEQIENYGQYVKSTFEKVENSGLVPLEDVFDYHYEKRTPELERQYQERKAYNSSIGS from the coding sequence ATGTATTTTAAATCATTTAATCCGCTGGATGGCGAACAGCTGCAAATTATGAATGAACATGGTGAGATCATAAGAGATGACCTTATGCCGGATATTTCGGATGAGGACCTGATCGAAATGTATAAGACCATGTTGTTTTCTAGAGTAATCGACACAAAAACCTTACAATACCAGCGTCAAGGACGCATGTTGACTTATGCGCCAAATTTAGGACAAGAGGCTACCCAAGTGGGAACGATCGCAGCTACAAGATCTACCGACTGGATGGCGAGCGCTTTCAGAGAACTAGGTGCCTGGCTCTATAGGGGGGCTCCTTTATACAACATCCTCTTGTACTGGTATGGAAACGAATGGGGCATGCATATGCCCGAAGATGTGAAGATACTCCCTGTAAGTGTACCGATCGCATCGCAGCTTCAACACGCTGCCGGACTTGCTTATGCTTCTGTGCTTAAGGGTGAGGACGACATCGCTATCGGATATGTCGGTGATGGCGGAACCTCGCAAGGTGACTTTCATGAAGCACTTAATTTCGCGGCTGTGATGAACACTCCAAATGTATTTATCGTTCAAAACAACCAGTATGCGATTTCTACGAAACGCTCTCAACAGACCAATGCCGCGACAATCGCACAAAAGGCCATCGCCTATGGAATGCCAGGCATACAGGTGGATGGGAATGATATCTTCGCTGTCTATGCAGCGACTGAAGAAGCGGTGAAAAGAGCCCGTAGCGGTGGCGGTCCGAGCTTGATCGAATGTTATACCTATAGGCTTGGAGCACATACCACAGCTGATGACCCGACAAAATATAGGGACAATGAAGAAGTAGAGCAGTGGAAAAAGAAGGATCCGATTGACAGACTAAAAAAACATCTGATCATGAAAAACCTTTGGACCGAGGAGAAGGACCTGGAGCAAATTGAGAACTACGGACAATATGTAAAGTCCACTTTTGAGAAAGTGGAGAATTCAGGCCTGGTGCCTTTAGAGGATGTTTTCGATTACCATTATGAAAAAAGAACTCCTGAGCTTGAACGTCAATATCAGGAACGCAAGGCATATAATTCGTCGATAGGTTCATAG
- a CDS encoding alpha-ketoacid dehydrogenase subunit beta, whose protein sequence is MAILNVIEAITHALDLEMSRDDRVVVFGEDVGFEGGVFRATVGLQEKFGVKRCFDSVLAESAIIGSGIGMAINGLIPVVEIQFSGFMFPGYNQIVTHAARMRNRSRGRFTVPMVIRMPYGGGVRALEHHSESLEVLFSHIPGLKVVIPSTPYDAKGLLLAAIRDPDPVIFLEPKRIYRAFKQEIPDEDYTIPLGKAKVIKEGADLTVVCWGAMVRDVQKAIEPLEKEGHSIELIDLRTIAPWDKDTVIESVKKTGRIAVIHEAAKSYGPAAEIITAVNEGAFLYLEAPPKRITGLDTIVPLPKGEHHYLPDAQYIAQELKSVLTF, encoded by the coding sequence ATGGCTATTTTAAATGTAATAGAAGCGATTACGCATGCGCTGGATTTAGAAATGAGCAGAGATGACCGTGTGGTTGTTTTTGGAGAAGATGTGGGATTTGAAGGTGGTGTTTTTAGGGCCACTGTCGGACTTCAAGAGAAATTTGGTGTGAAGAGATGCTTCGACTCTGTCTTAGCTGAATCCGCAATTATCGGAAGCGGGATAGGTATGGCCATCAACGGTCTGATACCGGTGGTTGAAATCCAATTCTCGGGTTTCATGTTCCCAGGATACAATCAGATTGTCACACATGCGGCGCGTATGCGCAACAGGTCAAGGGGAAGGTTCACCGTCCCTATGGTGATCAGGATGCCTTACGGAGGTGGGGTAAGAGCACTTGAACACCACTCTGAAAGTCTAGAAGTGCTATTTTCACACATACCTGGTCTTAAGGTTGTGATTCCATCGACGCCTTATGACGCAAAAGGTTTGTTGCTTGCCGCAATCAGAGATCCGGATCCGGTGATATTCTTAGAACCGAAACGTATCTATCGGGCGTTCAAGCAAGAGATTCCAGATGAAGACTACACGATCCCTCTTGGAAAAGCAAAAGTCATCAAGGAAGGCGCAGACCTGACGGTGGTTTGCTGGGGTGCGATGGTCAGAGATGTTCAAAAGGCGATCGAACCACTAGAAAAAGAAGGGCATAGTATTGAACTTATCGATTTAAGGACGATTGCTCCTTGGGATAAGGATACAGTGATAGAATCGGTCAAAAAGACTGGAAGAATTGCGGTGATTCATGAGGCTGCAAAATCGTATGGTCCAGCCGCAGAAATCATAACAGCGGTTAATGAAGGCGCTTTTTTATACCTGGAAGCTCCTCCAAAACGGATCACTGGTCTTGACACCATCGTTCCGCTCCCAAAAGGCGAACATCACTATTTACCTGACGCACAGTATATCGCTCAAGAGCTGAAATCTGTGCTGACATTCTAG